The sequence CGTTCAGAGATGTCTGTCCGTGCTTTACCCCATCTGGTACCGATGTCACCGTCCAAAAAACCTGTCTTCCATTGTGTGTGCTCTGCTCTGGGCTCTCTCCATCCTGGTGACTGGACTGGAGTGCTATTTCTGCATCAATGACTACGACTGTTCCAAAATGACCATATTCAGCTGTGTCTTGAGTTTCCTGATTTTCACTCCACTCATGGTTCTGTCCAGCCTGACCCTGTTCATCAAGGTCCGGTGTAGCTCACAGCGACACCAATCAACAAAGCTCTATATTGTCATTATGGTCACCATCCTTTTCTTCCTCGTGTTCGCCCTTCCACTGAGGGTCATAGTGCTGATGGCCTTCCTTAGTCACACCACGATACACCTCTTTGTTATGTCTTTAGTTATCCTGCTGCCCTGCATGAACAGCAGCATCAACCCCTTCCTCTACTTCTTAGTTGGGAGACACGGGAAACGGCAATTGAGAGAGCCCCTCAAGGAGGTTTTCCAGAGAATCTTCAATGAGGAGGCTGGTTCACAAGAGAAAAGGCCCACCAAACAAGTAAAATAGCCAGCCACTCAGAATCTTACAGAGCATGTGCAAGGCATGGTAGATCTTCAAAGTTAATGATGCTACCCTTGCAAGGACATTTCCGTTTAACGCTACAGCACTTTAATAAATGAGAAATAGAGTGAGTCAAAAAAATTtccagcaaaatattttttcattggaaaacagGGTTTTGTTGgcaatcaaaatttttcatgcaAAAATTTCAGCaccaacaaaatgttttgatttgaaattGTGGGTTCTTCCCCACCATCCAACAGTTTATGTAACTGTTTTCCAATGGGCAATGGAAGTGAGGAaactttttcattgttttactgtTTGTTTACCTTTTCCTGGTTAAATTATAAAGATAATTAAAAGTAAATTCACCCTCTAACATTTTTTTCACACTTCTGCATTGTGCTCCCAGCTGGTTCAGAATTTATCAGTGATAAAAGAGAGCAGCTTCAGATGCCACTGAGTTTAATATTTCCAATGTAATATTTCCAATTCATTGGTCCAGGCTGCTGAGAAAAGATACTTGTATGTGCATTATTGTGATTAAAAAGCACAATGGACAAGGGAGATGGGAGGTACAACAAAGCATACTAGCCCTCACAGGCAACTGTTGCAAGAAGCAGGTGGTTGTGCATCAGGCAGTAATTTCATGACATCTGGAGGTTGGATGagaatcaacaaaaatgattgagccTGGtttcactgataatttttaacaACAATACATCATTGGCTACAAACACATTCCTATGATTGGTTCTCTAAGACTACACACTCTGTGCACTTGCAATGTGCTATACACATTTTAACTTTCAGGACAGCTCTGTAGGAAATGATGATTTTCTCCACTTTCCAAACAGGGAACAGGAGGCTGAAAAAAGAGGggtgactaagggcttgtctatacagggagttattctggaattGCTATTCCTGACTAAACTGTGTGTGGATTATCGTATTCTGGAATAAGTGCCTTACTTCAAACTAGTTTAATCcattttggaagtgaattaaactaattcAGTTGAAGGCatgcttattccagaataagagtgtccacacaaggaGTTAACCAGGAatagttaatccactttaaattcacatcctaccttattctggattaattctcaggtgtagacaaagccttattcAAAA is a genomic window of Malaclemys terrapin pileata isolate rMalTer1 chromosome 4, rMalTer1.hap1, whole genome shotgun sequence containing:
- the LOC128836103 gene encoding mas-related G-protein coupled receptor member H-like, with amino-acid sequence MTELITTSPVPGKISLHYCVLFNDSSSFNDTDLDADQDQCFIPIVVISSISLFICLVGLVGNGMVLWFLGFRIKKDPFTIYILNLAIADFGFLLCMVAFLIIIILYLHMDFLGGFVIIKAIQWVALFIYNTGLYLLTAISVQRCLSVLYPIWYRCHRPKNLSSIVCALLWALSILVTGLECYFCINDYDCSKMTIFSCVLSFLIFTPLMVLSSLTLFIKVRCSSQRHQSTKLYIVIMVTILFFLVFALPLRVIVLMAFLSHTTIHLFVMSLVILLPCMNSSINPFLYFLVGRHGKRQLREPLKEVFQRIFNEEAGSQEKRPTKQVK